From a region of the Streptomyces sp. NBC_01454 genome:
- a CDS encoding DedA family protein, protein MSAPLFAAMPQFAVNVLDAQSLLVAFGVLGVGVVMFAETGLLVGFFLPGDSLLFTAGLLCAGTSNTGLRLSLPPLLVAAAVGALAGSQCGYLIGRKAGGALLARSRSARLHEGAERAEALLERYGYAKAIVLARFVPVVRTVLNPMAGALHVPVRTFTAWQVVGGLLWTVGLTVAGYALGSSVPNVDHYLLPVIAVIVVVSLIPLAVELYRSRRSRSAVAQEDGARR, encoded by the coding sequence ATGTCTGCACCCTTGTTCGCCGCGATGCCGCAGTTCGCCGTCAATGTTCTCGACGCTCAGTCGCTCCTTGTCGCCTTCGGTGTGCTGGGTGTCGGTGTGGTGATGTTCGCGGAAACGGGTCTGCTGGTCGGATTCTTCCTGCCCGGTGACTCCTTGCTGTTCACTGCGGGCCTCCTGTGCGCGGGCACCTCGAACACCGGCCTGAGGCTGTCTCTGCCCCCGCTCCTGGTCGCCGCGGCCGTGGGCGCGCTCGCCGGTTCGCAGTGCGGCTACCTGATCGGCCGGAAGGCCGGCGGCGCTCTGCTCGCCCGCAGCCGCTCGGCCCGGCTCCATGAGGGCGCGGAGCGAGCCGAGGCGCTGCTGGAGCGGTACGGGTACGCGAAGGCGATCGTGCTGGCCAGGTTCGTTCCGGTGGTGCGCACGGTACTGAACCCCATGGCGGGCGCCTTGCACGTACCCGTTCGTACCTTCACGGCGTGGCAGGTGGTCGGCGGTCTCCTGTGGACCGTGGGTCTGACGGTGGCCGGCTACGCGCTGGGATCGTCCGTCCCGAACGTCGATCACTATCTGCTGCCCGTCATCGCTGTGATCGTCGTTGTGTCTCTGATCCCGCTCGCCGTCGAGCTTTACCGTTCCCGCAGGAGCAGGAGTGCGGTAGCGCAGGAGGACGGAGCGCGCAGGTGA
- a CDS encoding response regulator transcription factor: MAGIMIVEDDETIGGRLAAMLRALGHDCEWCPDGAAALGRAARGPAELVLLDLGLPDADGFELCRKLRERLPEAVLVVLTARTGEMDVIQALESGADDYLTKPFRLAELQARIAAHLRRAAPDGNGGAARIRHGTLLIDRAARRCFTPTQEVELRPKEFDLLARLAASAGQAVSREDLMSDVWDENWFGPTKTLDVHVAALRRKLGDRVRITTLRHFGYRLEQPGRR, from the coding sequence GTGGCAGGCATCATGATCGTCGAGGACGACGAGACCATCGGAGGCAGGCTCGCCGCGATGCTGCGGGCGCTGGGCCACGACTGTGAGTGGTGCCCCGACGGTGCGGCAGCGCTGGGGCGGGCCGCCCGGGGACCCGCCGAGCTGGTGCTGCTCGATCTCGGGCTGCCGGACGCCGACGGTTTCGAGCTGTGCCGGAAACTGCGGGAGCGTCTGCCCGAGGCCGTCCTGGTGGTCCTGACCGCCCGTACCGGGGAGATGGACGTGATCCAGGCCCTGGAGTCGGGCGCGGACGACTATCTGACCAAACCGTTCCGGCTGGCCGAGTTGCAGGCCCGGATCGCGGCCCACCTGCGACGCGCAGCGCCGGACGGTAACGGCGGGGCGGCGCGGATCCGTCACGGCACGCTGCTGATCGACCGCGCGGCCCGCCGCTGCTTCACGCCGACGCAGGAGGTGGAGCTGCGGCCCAAGGAGTTCGACCTGCTGGCGCGGCTGGCCGCCTCCGCGGGGCAGGCGGTGAGCCGGGAGGACCTGATGAGCGACGTATGGGACGAGAACTGGTTCGGCCCCACCAAGACGCTCGACGTCCACGTGGCGGCGCTGCGCCGCAAGCTCGGTGACCGGGTGCGGATCACGACCTTGCGGCACTTCGGGTACCGGCTCGAACAGCCTGGGAGGCGGTGA
- a CDS encoding sensor histidine kinase gives MRRRLLRATVVAVVCAVVLFSVPLAVAVLRLYRQDEVRELQQLADRVAVSVPADVHDRRDPVELPPVEPGTRIGVYDNEGRLVIGGGPARGDSPVHDALAGGAASRRVGDWLVAAAPVGSGERVRAAVRATSPADEPVRRAAVTWAALLGLAAAAVGVGVVVSVRSSRRLARPLEALAATAVQLETGDLTARAAPSGLPEADEVAAALNRAAERIEQLLRRERAFSTDASHQLRTALTRVRLELESALSATAPTHPHDAMRTALASLTHMETTLGDLLALAREVPERAPLDVGALLADAERRWHGELAAAGRPLRVVVEEGLPGAVGSPRAGRQVLDVLLANAVVHGRGAVTVTVRDAAGVLAVDIEDEGPGLTEDQDVFARPRGDGTGHGIGLALARSLVEAEGGRLMLSRRAPHPRFTWLVAGGQGEPGR, from the coding sequence GTGCGCCGCCGCCTCCTGCGGGCCACGGTGGTGGCGGTGGTGTGTGCGGTGGTGCTGTTCTCCGTCCCGCTGGCCGTGGCGGTGCTGCGGCTGTACCGGCAGGACGAGGTACGCGAGCTGCAGCAGCTGGCCGATCGAGTGGCCGTGAGCGTCCCCGCGGATGTACACGACAGGCGGGATCCGGTGGAACTGCCGCCCGTCGAGCCCGGTACCCGGATCGGGGTGTACGACAACGAGGGCCGCCTTGTCATTGGGGGCGGGCCGGCGCGTGGGGACAGCCCCGTGCACGACGCCCTGGCGGGCGGGGCCGCGTCGCGCCGAGTGGGCGACTGGTTGGTGGCGGCGGCACCCGTGGGTTCCGGCGAGCGGGTACGGGCGGCGGTGCGGGCCACTTCCCCGGCCGATGAGCCGGTGCGCCGGGCGGCTGTCACCTGGGCGGCCTTGCTGGGGCTGGCCGCGGCCGCCGTCGGGGTGGGCGTCGTGGTGTCGGTGCGGTCCAGCAGGCGTCTCGCCCGCCCTCTGGAGGCGCTCGCGGCGACGGCGGTTCAGCTGGAGACCGGTGACCTCACTGCCCGCGCCGCCCCTTCCGGGCTGCCGGAGGCCGACGAGGTCGCCGCTGCGCTGAACCGCGCCGCCGAACGCATCGAGCAGCTGCTGCGACGCGAGCGGGCCTTCAGTACGGACGCCTCGCACCAGCTGCGTACCGCGCTGACCAGAGTGCGGCTGGAGCTGGAGAGCGCGCTGTCCGCGACCGCGCCGACACACCCGCATGACGCGATGCGCACCGCATTGGCGTCACTGACCCACATGGAGACCACGCTGGGCGACCTGCTGGCTCTGGCCCGGGAGGTGCCGGAGCGGGCGCCGCTCGACGTGGGCGCGCTGCTCGCCGATGCCGAACGGCGCTGGCACGGCGAGCTGGCGGCCGCCGGGCGGCCCTTGCGCGTCGTGGTGGAGGAGGGGCTGCCAGGGGCGGTGGGCTCGCCGCGGGCGGGGCGGCAGGTGCTGGATGTCCTGCTGGCCAACGCCGTCGTCCATGGCCGCGGAGCGGTGACCGTCACCGTGCGGGACGCGGCCGGTGTACTGGCCGTGGATATCGAGGACGAGGGCCCCGGCCTGACCGAGGACCAGGATGTGTTCGCCCGGCCGCGCGGTGACGGAACGGGCCACGGGATCGGGCTCGCACTGGCCCGTTCGCTGGTCGAGGCCGAGGGCGGGCGTCTGATGCTCTCCCGACGAGCTCCGCATCCGCGCTTCACCTGGCTCGTCGCCGGCGGGCAGGGCGAGCCGGGGCGTTGA
- a CDS encoding FtsX-like permease family protein has product MIRIWLAGLLRRRGGRLFAVAAGVATAVALLAALGGFLGATQATMTAQSVRGVSVDWQVQVASGADARSVLTAVEHTPGTRGALPVGYADTSGLSATTKGTSQTTGPGAVLGVPAGYRSTFPGEIRVLSGRGDGVLLAQQTAANLHAAPGDTVAVGRAGLPPLRVRVDGIVDLPQADSLFQKVGAPPQSQPTAPPDNVVLLPQARWHAAFAPLAKARPDLVHNQIHVWRSHALPHDPASAYTAATGSAHNTEARLAGAGQVGDNLGAVLDAARSDALYAQMLFLFLGVPGALLAGALTAAVAGAGAARRRREQSLLRTRGATASRLLGLAAVEAAVVAVAGGAAGLGIAALLGHTAFGTAGTFSTGWALAALVVGTVIAGATVLLPARRDLQASTVVAGRATVEHRRVPRAAWWTLAVGLLAVSLVVFRITSRTNYALVLAPEGTPTLSVDYWAFAGPALLWAGGGLLAWLLMDLVLRRGRPVLARMLRPAAGPLSGTVAASLSRQRGTVLRAVVLLALATAFAASTAVFNSTYLQQAQVDAVLTNGADVTVTESAGVTTGAADAARVAALPGVRRVEPLQHRFAYVGSDLQDLYGVRPATIVGAGRLQNAYFSGGTARQLMDRLNHRPDGLLVSAETANDFQLHPGDQIRLRLQNGRTHQLRPVTFHFAGVVKEFPTAPKDSFLVANASYVARATGSGAVGTLLVDTGGSGQQAVARHVRAALGPAAHVTDLSGARTVTGSSLTAVDLGGLTRVELGFALVIGAAAGGLVLALGLTERRRTLALASVLGARGRQLSGFVWSEAGLVAVAGAAGGMVLSWALSEMLVKVLSGVFDPPPAALAVPWGYLGALAAAVAAALALAAWTAVRHARRPPLTELREL; this is encoded by the coding sequence ATGATCAGGATCTGGCTGGCCGGTCTGTTGCGGCGGCGTGGCGGACGGTTGTTCGCGGTGGCGGCCGGAGTGGCCACGGCGGTGGCGCTGCTGGCTGCGCTCGGTGGTTTCCTCGGCGCGACGCAGGCGACGATGACCGCGCAGTCGGTGCGCGGGGTGAGTGTGGACTGGCAGGTGCAGGTGGCGAGCGGTGCCGACGCCCGGTCGGTGCTGACCGCCGTGGAGCACACGCCGGGCACGCGGGGAGCGCTGCCGGTCGGATACGCCGACACCAGCGGGCTGTCCGCCACGACCAAGGGCACGTCCCAGACCACCGGTCCCGGTGCCGTGCTGGGCGTTCCGGCCGGCTACCGCTCGACGTTCCCGGGAGAGATCCGGGTGCTGTCCGGGCGCGGGGACGGGGTGCTGCTGGCTCAGCAGACCGCCGCAAACCTGCACGCGGCCCCCGGCGACACCGTGGCCGTCGGACGGGCGGGCCTGCCGCCGCTGCGGGTACGGGTGGACGGCATCGTGGACCTCCCGCAGGCCGACTCGCTGTTCCAGAAGGTCGGCGCACCGCCGCAGTCACAGCCGACGGCCCCGCCGGACAACGTCGTCCTGCTGCCCCAGGCCCGCTGGCACGCGGCCTTCGCCCCGCTGGCCAAGGCACGCCCCGACCTTGTGCACAACCAGATCCACGTATGGCGCAGCCACGCTCTGCCGCACGACCCGGCCTCCGCCTACACGGCGGCGACCGGCAGCGCGCACAACACGGAGGCGCGGTTGGCCGGCGCCGGCCAGGTGGGTGACAACCTGGGCGCGGTGCTGGACGCGGCTCGCTCTGACGCCCTCTACGCCCAGATGCTCTTCCTCTTCCTCGGGGTGCCGGGGGCGCTGCTGGCCGGGGCGCTCACCGCCGCGGTCGCCGGAGCGGGGGCTGCGAGGCGGCGCAGGGAGCAGTCCCTGCTGCGGACCCGGGGCGCCACAGCGAGTCGGCTGCTGGGGCTGGCGGCCGTGGAGGCCGCGGTCGTGGCGGTCGCCGGCGGGGCGGCCGGGCTGGGCATCGCGGCACTGCTGGGACACACCGCCTTCGGCACGGCCGGCACGTTCTCCACCGGCTGGGCGCTGGCCGCCCTGGTCGTGGGCACGGTCATCGCCGGCGCGACGGTGCTGCTGCCCGCCCGGCGCGACCTCCAGGCATCCACCGTCGTGGCCGGAAGGGCGACGGTGGAACACCGCCGGGTGCCGCGGGCCGCTTGGTGGACCCTGGCCGTTGGGCTGCTGGCGGTGTCGCTGGTGGTGTTCCGGATCACCAGTCGCACGAACTACGCTCTCGTCCTCGCGCCCGAGGGCACGCCGACCCTGTCGGTGGACTACTGGGCGTTCGCCGGCCCCGCCCTGCTGTGGGCGGGCGGGGGCCTGCTGGCCTGGCTCCTGATGGATCTGGTGCTGCGGCGCGGCCGGCCGGTGCTGGCCCGGATGCTGCGCCCGGCCGCGGGCCCCTTGTCCGGTACGGTCGCGGCGAGCCTGTCGCGGCAACGGGGCACGGTCCTGCGGGCCGTGGTGCTGCTCGCGCTGGCGACCGCCTTCGCCGCCTCGACCGCCGTCTTCAACTCGACCTACCTCCAGCAGGCCCAGGTCGACGCGGTGCTCACCAACGGCGCCGACGTCACCGTCACCGAATCCGCCGGAGTCACCACCGGCGCGGCCGACGCCGCACGGGTGGCGGCACTTCCCGGCGTACGGCGCGTCGAGCCGCTCCAGCACCGCTTCGCCTACGTCGGCTCCGACCTCCAGGACCTGTACGGGGTACGGCCCGCCACCATCGTGGGCGCGGGACGGCTGCAGAACGCCTACTTCTCCGGCGGCACCGCCCGGCAGCTGATGGACCGCCTCAACCACCGGCCCGACGGCCTGCTGGTCAGCGCCGAGACCGCCAACGACTTCCAGCTCCACCCCGGCGACCAGATCCGGCTGCGGCTGCAGAACGGCCGTACCCATCAACTGCGCCCCGTCACCTTCCACTTCGCGGGCGTCGTCAAGGAGTTCCCGACCGCCCCCAAGGACAGCTTCCTGGTGGCCAACGCCTCCTATGTGGCCCGCGCGACCGGCAGCGGCGCAGTCGGCACGCTACTCGTCGACACTGGGGGCTCCGGCCAGCAAGCCGTGGCCCGGCACGTGCGGGCAGCCCTCGGCCCCGCCGCGCACGTCACGGACCTGTCCGGGGCCCGGACCGTGACCGGCTCCAGTCTCACGGCCGTGGACCTGGGCGGGCTCACCCGGGTCGAACTCGGCTTCGCCCTGGTCATCGGAGCGGCGGCGGGCGGCCTGGTGCTCGCCCTGGGCCTGACCGAGCGGCGGCGCACCCTGGCGCTGGCGTCCGTGCTGGGTGCCCGGGGACGGCAACTCTCGGGGTTCGTGTGGAGCGAGGCCGGGCTGGTCGCCGTGGCGGGCGCGGCCGGCGGCATGGTGCTGAGCTGGGCCCTGTCCGAGATGCTGGTCAAGGTCCTCTCCGGCGTCTTCGACCCGCCCCCGGCGGCCCTCGCCGTACCGTGGGGCTACCTCGGCGCACTGGCCGCGGCCGTCGCGGCCGCTCTGGCCCTGGCGGCGTGGACCGCGGTACGCCACGCGCGACGTCCGCCGCTCACCGAACTGAGAGAGCTGTGA
- a CDS encoding ABC transporter ATP-binding protein, with protein MMPGPVAADCSGAGKNGGPLVRCEDAARTYGSGPGAVVAVHGLTCAVPSGARICVVGPSGSGKSTLLHLMAGLDRPTAGRVSHPGLDGEGTGGLARQIGVVFQGPSLLPPLTAAENVALPLRIDGLAEEEAAPRAWAALESLGLETLAGRLPDELSAGQAQRVAVARVLARRPRLVLADEPTGQLDRVTGRQVLRVLLAAAEELGASVLVTTHDPRVARELDTRWYMADGRLIQPEAEPDADSGSGSEAPTAQSPQ; from the coding sequence ATGATGCCGGGCCCGGTAGCTGCGGACTGTTCGGGGGCCGGCAAGAACGGCGGACCGCTGGTCCGCTGCGAGGACGCGGCGCGTACGTACGGCAGCGGGCCGGGCGCGGTCGTCGCGGTGCACGGTCTGACCTGTGCGGTGCCGTCCGGCGCCCGGATCTGCGTGGTCGGACCCTCCGGTTCGGGCAAGTCCACCCTGCTGCACCTGATGGCCGGGCTGGACCGTCCCACAGCGGGCCGGGTGAGCCATCCGGGCCTCGACGGCGAGGGCACCGGGGGGCTCGCCCGGCAGATCGGTGTCGTCTTCCAGGGCCCGAGCCTGCTGCCGCCGCTGACGGCCGCCGAGAACGTCGCGCTTCCGCTGCGGATCGACGGCCTGGCGGAAGAGGAGGCCGCTCCCCGGGCATGGGCGGCGCTGGAGAGCCTTGGGCTGGAGACGCTGGCGGGCCGGCTGCCGGACGAGCTGTCGGCCGGGCAGGCTCAGCGGGTCGCCGTGGCAAGGGTGTTGGCGCGCCGGCCCCGCCTGGTGCTGGCCGATGAACCGACCGGGCAACTGGACCGCGTGACCGGCCGTCAGGTGCTGCGGGTGTTGCTGGCCGCGGCCGAGGAACTGGGGGCGTCGGTGCTGGTGACGACCCATGATCCGCGGGTTGCTCGCGAACTGGATACGCGTTGGTACATGGCCGATGGACGGCTGATCCAGCCAGAGGCAGAGCCGGATGCGGACTCCGGGTCCGGGTCGGAGGCACCGACCGCGCAGAGTCCGCAATGA
- a CDS encoding ABC transporter ATP-binding protein — MAAPVLSARSLYRFFRAGEEETFALQGVGLEVERGETVAVTGPSGSGKTTLLNCLAGLDEPDGGTVHVAGERISHRSERERGGIRARHIGVLFQTANLLDHLSVRDNIALVQRLATAPAATRTPPLELLERVGLAQRAGALPRQLSGGEAARAGLAVALANTPDVLLADEPTGEVDGETERRLLVLLRERAAAGTAVVVVTHSRAVAGAADRVLRLRDGRWT; from the coding sequence ATGGCCGCGCCCGTGCTCAGCGCCCGCTCCCTCTACCGGTTCTTCCGGGCCGGGGAGGAGGAGACCTTCGCGCTCCAGGGCGTCGGCCTGGAGGTGGAGCGCGGCGAGACCGTGGCGGTGACCGGGCCGTCCGGTTCGGGCAAGACCACGCTGCTGAACTGTCTCGCGGGCCTTGACGAGCCGGACGGCGGCACGGTGCACGTCGCGGGAGAGCGGATCAGCCACCGGTCCGAGCGGGAGCGAGGTGGTATCCGCGCACGGCACATCGGGGTGCTGTTCCAGACCGCAAACCTGCTGGACCACCTCAGCGTGCGGGACAACATCGCCCTCGTGCAGCGGCTGGCTACCGCGCCTGCCGCTACCCGTACACCGCCGCTGGAGCTGCTGGAGCGGGTGGGCCTCGCGCAGCGCGCCGGTGCTTTGCCGCGTCAGCTGTCGGGAGGGGAGGCCGCCCGCGCAGGTCTGGCCGTCGCCCTGGCGAATACGCCCGATGTTCTGCTCGCCGACGAGCCGACCGGTGAGGTGGACGGGGAGACCGAGCGACGGCTGCTGGTACTGCTGCGCGAGCGTGCCGCTGCCGGGACCGCGGTCGTCGTGGTCACCCACAGTCGCGCCGTGGCGGGGGCCGCCGACCGGGTGCTGCGACTGCGGGACGGAAGGTGGACATGA
- a CDS encoding ZIP family metal transporter gives MSSSQIALLGAIAGFTIYLGLPLGRLRKPAPRLKATLNAVAIGILIFLVWDVLAHAWEPVDGALSDHDWGPALGDGLVLAAGLTAGLAGLVYYDRWAAARRANTAGRPAGPGAASTTELAPKARSHAGELALMIAIGIGLHNFAEGLAIGNSAAKGEISLAVLLIVGFGLHNATEGFGIVAPLAAEGERPSWTTLGLLGLIGGGPTFAGTLVGQHLVNDTLSIAFLGLAAGSILYVVIELLAVARKAALKELTTWGILGGLLLGFATDAIVTAAGA, from the coding sequence GTGTCCAGTTCTCAGATCGCCCTGCTCGGCGCGATCGCAGGCTTCACCATCTACCTCGGCTTGCCCCTGGGCCGCCTGCGCAAGCCGGCCCCGCGGCTCAAGGCCACGCTCAACGCCGTGGCCATCGGCATCCTGATCTTCCTGGTCTGGGATGTCCTGGCCCACGCCTGGGAGCCGGTCGACGGCGCGCTGAGCGACCACGACTGGGGGCCCGCCCTTGGCGATGGCCTCGTTCTTGCCGCCGGCCTCACCGCAGGTCTCGCGGGCCTGGTCTACTACGACCGCTGGGCGGCCGCCCGCCGCGCCAACACAGCCGGAAGGCCCGCCGGTCCCGGGGCTGCCAGCACCACCGAGCTGGCGCCCAAGGCCCGCTCGCACGCCGGTGAACTGGCCCTGATGATCGCCATCGGTATCGGACTGCACAACTTCGCCGAGGGACTGGCGATCGGCAACTCCGCCGCGAAGGGCGAGATCTCCCTCGCCGTTCTGCTGATCGTCGGCTTCGGCCTGCACAACGCCACCGAGGGCTTCGGCATCGTCGCCCCGTTGGCCGCCGAGGGCGAACGTCCCTCCTGGACCACGCTCGGTCTGCTCGGCCTGATCGGCGGCGGTCCCACCTTCGCCGGCACTCTCGTCGGACAGCACCTGGTCAACGACACCCTGTCGATCGCCTTCCTCGGGCTCGCCGCCGGCTCCATCCTCTATGTCGTCATCGAACTGCTGGCCGTCGCCCGCAAGGCGGCGCTGAAGGAACTGACCACCTGGGGCATCCTCGGCGGCCTGCTCCTCGGCTTCGCCACCGACGCCATCGTCACCGCTGCAGGAGCCTGA
- a CDS encoding MFS transporter codes for MSPCRPGRTRRRKRAASTALATLTVRNFRRYLIGQLTSNIGTWMQRAAQDLLVLHLTDNSGSAVGIVTALQFLPQTLFGLTGGVLADRFPKRRLLLITQTAMAVQSLLLGVLTLTGAVNLPSVYALAFALGTATAMDTPARNAFISELVIRERVPAAVSLNSAQFNIARTLGPAIAGLTVAAAGTGPVFFLNAASYLAVLYGLITIRTAELSSPGPPRHRGTRLPDVFRHLTSTRELLLPITVIGFVGTFGLNFQITTSLMAITVFHSGAAAFGCLSAAYAAGSLIGALRGAGRGQPPTAQRLITATVVFGTLEAATGLMPGYGTFLALLIPTGFASVTVTTTANSLTQLHADPHLRGRVMSVYFLVLLGGTPIGAPLVGLVSDALGARSTLVLAGLVSAASALALPALVTARTRRLDRTKKPTAQAHAPLTDTPGPALSGKAPTHRSTT; via the coding sequence ATGAGCCCGTGCCGCCCCGGCCGCACGCGTCGGAGGAAGAGAGCTGCGAGCACGGCACTCGCCACGCTCACCGTCCGGAACTTCCGCCGCTACCTGATCGGACAGCTGACCTCCAACATCGGCACCTGGATGCAGCGTGCCGCCCAGGACCTGCTGGTCCTCCACCTCACCGACAACAGTGGCAGTGCCGTCGGCATCGTGACCGCACTGCAGTTCCTGCCCCAGACCTTGTTCGGGCTGACCGGCGGCGTCCTCGCCGATCGCTTCCCCAAGCGCCGACTGCTGCTGATCACGCAGACAGCCATGGCGGTGCAGTCCCTGCTGCTCGGCGTCCTGACCCTCACCGGGGCGGTGAACCTGCCCTCCGTGTACGCCTTGGCCTTCGCCCTCGGTACCGCCACCGCCATGGACACTCCCGCCCGCAACGCCTTCATCTCCGAACTGGTCATCCGCGAGCGCGTGCCCGCTGCGGTCAGCCTGAACTCCGCCCAGTTCAACATCGCCCGCACCCTCGGCCCGGCCATCGCGGGCCTGACCGTCGCCGCCGCCGGCACCGGCCCGGTATTCTTCCTCAACGCCGCCTCGTACCTGGCCGTCCTGTACGGGCTGATCACCATCCGTACCGCCGAACTGAGCAGCCCAGGCCCGCCCCGGCACCGTGGGACGCGGCTTCCCGACGTCTTCCGCCACCTCACCTCCACCCGGGAACTGCTCCTGCCGATCACGGTCATCGGCTTCGTCGGCACCTTCGGACTCAACTTCCAGATCACCACCTCCCTCATGGCGATCACGGTCTTCCACTCCGGTGCCGCCGCCTTCGGCTGCCTCTCGGCCGCCTACGCCGCAGGCAGCCTCATCGGCGCGCTCCGCGGCGCCGGCCGCGGACAGCCCCCCACCGCACAGCGCCTGATCACCGCCACGGTTGTGTTCGGGACACTCGAAGCCGCGACGGGCCTGATGCCCGGCTACGGCACGTTCCTGGCCCTCCTGATCCCGACCGGCTTCGCTTCGGTGACCGTGACCACGACCGCCAACTCCCTGACCCAGTTGCACGCCGACCCGCACCTGCGCGGCCGCGTCATGTCCGTCTACTTCCTCGTGCTCCTCGGCGGAACGCCCATCGGCGCCCCCCTCGTCGGCCTGGTGTCCGACGCCCTCGGCGCCCGGTCCACCCTGGTCCTCGCCGGCCTCGTCTCGGCGGCCTCCGCGCTCGCCCTCCCAGCGCTGGTCACCGCGCGAACCCGACGGCTGGACCGGACCAAGAAGCCGACCGCCCAAGCCCATGCGCCCCTCACCGACACCCCAGGGCCGGCGCTCTCCGGCAAGGCTCCGACCCACCGGTCCACTACCTGA
- a CDS encoding type III PLP-dependent enzyme, giving the protein MRPAVLHHVRQMSDDDLPAYVYDLPGLREHVRAIRAALPDRVELLYAAKANSDPRLLHALADHVDGFEVASGGELRHVRGLFPDSPIAFGGPGKTPAELAHALHAGVQRLHIESEHELHLLTSVLGDRTADVLLRVNLPVALGPVALAMGGQPSPFGLDPTHLDRCLSIIASDRRIRLRGLHVHLASGLDAPAQLALADEVLAWAGGWAGTRSLDLAEVNIGGGMGVDYARPRQVFDWPAFGAGLRTALARRPGLTLRIEPGRSVTVYCGWYVTQVLDVKRSHGQAFAVLRGGTHHLRTPAAKQHDQPFEVIPDDSWSRPWPRPQARDEPVTLVGQLCTPKDVLARGVTVERLCVGDRVAFAMAGAYAWNISHHQFLMHPHPTFHHVDEVETADETAASVAGMSVHQAS; this is encoded by the coding sequence ATGAGGCCCGCGGTACTGCACCACGTACGCCAGATGTCCGACGACGACCTGCCCGCCTATGTCTACGACCTGCCGGGCCTGCGCGAGCACGTCCGCGCGATCCGGGCGGCACTTCCGGATCGTGTCGAGCTGCTGTACGCCGCCAAGGCGAACTCCGACCCCAGGTTGTTGCACGCACTGGCCGACCACGTCGACGGCTTCGAAGTGGCCTCCGGCGGTGAACTGCGCCACGTCCGCGGGCTCTTCCCCGATTCCCCGATCGCCTTCGGCGGCCCCGGCAAAACACCTGCCGAGCTGGCCCACGCTCTGCACGCGGGCGTACAACGCCTGCACATCGAAAGCGAACACGAGCTGCACCTCCTGACGTCCGTGCTGGGCGATCGCACCGCCGACGTCCTCCTGCGCGTCAACCTGCCGGTCGCGCTCGGTCCGGTCGCACTCGCCATGGGCGGGCAGCCCAGCCCCTTCGGCCTGGATCCCACACATCTGGACCGGTGTCTGTCGATCATTGCCTCCGACCGGCGCATCAGGCTGCGCGGCCTGCACGTCCACCTGGCCAGTGGGCTCGACGCTCCCGCCCAACTGGCCCTGGCCGACGAGGTCCTGGCCTGGGCAGGCGGCTGGGCCGGCACACGGAGTCTCGACCTGGCCGAGGTCAACATCGGCGGCGGGATGGGCGTCGACTACGCCCGCCCGCGGCAGGTCTTCGACTGGCCGGCCTTCGGCGCCGGCCTGCGCACGGCCCTGGCCCGCCGTCCCGGACTGACGCTGCGCATCGAGCCCGGCCGATCGGTCACCGTCTACTGCGGCTGGTACGTCACCCAGGTCCTGGACGTCAAACGCAGCCACGGCCAGGCGTTCGCCGTCCTGCGCGGCGGCACCCACCACCTGCGCACACCTGCCGCCAAGCAGCACGACCAGCCCTTCGAGGTGATTCCGGACGATTCCTGGTCTCGCCCCTGGCCCCGTCCCCAGGCCCGTGACGAACCGGTGACGCTGGTCGGCCAACTCTGCACGCCCAAGGACGTCCTGGCCCGCGGGGTCACGGTGGAACGGCTGTGCGTCGGAGACCGGGTCGCCTTCGCCATGGCCGGCGCCTACGCGTGGAACATCTCCCACCACCAGTTCCTCATGCACCCCCACCCGACCTTCCACCACGTCGACGAGGTGGAGACAGCCGACGAAACGGCGGCGTCCGTCGCCGGCATGTCCGTGCACCAAGCGTCATGA